In the Candidatus Eisenbacteria bacterium genome, one interval contains:
- a CDS encoding GAF domain-containing protein, giving the protein MSRNLLEDLMAPYGGVLGRVWRLRPGDICPSCALRSECRDRTTCLHLVTSAGLSSRVDGPYRRFPIGAREVGKVVSTATPYVANDRLDALELADRSWLELHGIRGFAAFPLRRDGASVGVFALFSRRALGHEDMRGLTAVAELLALALPSYPADQGVRPLRDIEREAIERALVQTGGRVSGSRGAARVLGLKPTTLQSRMKKLGVRRPPR; this is encoded by the coding sequence ATGTCGCGAAATCTTCTCGAAGACCTGATGGCTCCCTACGGAGGAGTCCTCGGACGGGTGTGGAGGCTCCGGCCGGGCGACATCTGCCCGAGCTGCGCGCTTCGGTCCGAGTGCCGAGACCGCACCACCTGCCTCCATCTCGTGACCAGCGCGGGCCTCTCGAGCCGTGTGGATGGGCCCTACCGCCGGTTCCCGATCGGCGCTCGCGAAGTCGGCAAGGTGGTCTCCACGGCCACGCCGTACGTGGCCAACGACCGGCTCGACGCGCTGGAGCTGGCCGACCGTTCCTGGCTCGAGCTTCACGGCATCCGGGGCTTCGCCGCGTTCCCGCTCCGGCGCGACGGCGCCAGCGTCGGGGTGTTCGCGCTGTTCTCCCGCCGAGCTCTGGGACACGAGGACATGCGAGGACTCACGGCGGTGGCCGAGCTGCTGGCGCTGGCGCTGCCGTCCTACCCCGCCGATCAGGGCGTGCGTCCCCTGCGTGACATCGAGCGCGAGGCGATCGAGCGCGCGCTGGTCCAGACCGGAGGCCGGGTGAGCGGCTCGCGCGGCGCCGCGCGGGTCCTCGGATTGAAGCCCACCACGCTCCAGTCGCGGATGAAGAAGCTCGGCGTGCGACGGCCTCCACGATGA
- a CDS encoding DUF1080 domain-containing protein: protein MNAAQNVLLAGASVLLLGAGRDMERNVAPPPSPKPATPPGQVLFSDEFSDGDLDGWKPDREGTWTVRRGVLRGDLPDEKQQKSFLYTGSDTWTNYAVDLDVCGMRGADKGVAIRVLEGQTAIAVDLRGPGYQDVLLHRREWAMAKARVLNGNAQWHHLRIEARNQRYRVWVNGQVVIDKEDARKTRSNGGIALAAYTGGLAECTLYFDNIVVTSLGSSPGAMSAETGN from the coding sequence ATGAACGCCGCCCAGAACGTCTTGCTCGCAGGCGCCTCGGTCCTCCTCCTCGGGGCGGGTCGCGACATGGAGCGCAACGTCGCTCCTCCTCCTTCGCCGAAGCCCGCGACGCCGCCGGGGCAGGTGCTGTTCTCCGACGAGTTCTCGGACGGCGACCTCGACGGCTGGAAGCCCGACCGCGAGGGTACTTGGACGGTGCGCCGCGGCGTCCTCCGCGGCGACCTTCCCGACGAGAAGCAGCAGAAGTCCTTCCTCTACACGGGCTCCGACACGTGGACCAACTACGCAGTCGACCTCGACGTATGCGGCATGCGCGGCGCCGACAAGGGCGTCGCGATCCGGGTACTCGAAGGCCAGACCGCGATCGCGGTGGATCTCCGCGGACCGGGCTATCAGGACGTGCTGCTCCACCGGCGCGAATGGGCGATGGCCAAAGCCCGGGTCCTCAACGGCAACGCCCAGTGGCATCACCTCCGCATCGAGGCGCGCAACCAGCGTTACCGCGTGTGGGTGAACGGCCAGGTGGTGATCGACAAGGAAGACGCGAGAAAGACGCGCTCGAACGGCGGCATCGCGCTCGCCGCGTATACGGGGGGCCTGGCGGAGTGCACGCTCTACTTCGACAACATCGTGGTCACCTCGCTGGGATCGAGCCCGGGAGCAATGTCGGCCGAGACCGGGAACTAG
- a CDS encoding Mut7-C RNAse domain-containing protein, translating into MAPARFVTDSSLAFLARRLRFLGYDVLVSPGARLEELLELGRAEGRVVLTTSGRHPRRFADVTSRSLPRTDARELVRVIAGEAEPAGPPFSRCPECNVALQKRHAFEARGEVPGRVLRTSRELTYCPSCGKWYWEGSHVARLRVWLEEALGRPLLGGHPPEG; encoded by the coding sequence GTGGCTCCCGCGCGCTTCGTCACCGATTCGTCGCTGGCTTTTCTGGCTCGCCGGCTGCGGTTTCTCGGCTATGACGTGCTGGTCTCACCCGGCGCTCGCCTGGAGGAGCTCCTCGAGCTGGGCCGGGCCGAGGGGCGCGTGGTGCTCACGACCAGCGGCCGTCATCCCCGGCGCTTCGCGGACGTGACCAGCCGCTCGCTGCCCCGGACCGACGCGCGTGAGCTCGTGCGGGTCATCGCGGGAGAGGCGGAACCGGCCGGCCCGCCGTTCAGTCGCTGCCCGGAGTGCAACGTCGCCCTCCAGAAAAGGCACGCGTTCGAGGCCCGCGGCGAGGTCCCTGGTCGCGTCCTGCGCACCTCGCGCGAGCTGACCTACTGTCCGAGCTGCGGCAAGTGGTACTGGGAGGGCTCCCACGTCGCGCGATTGAGAGTGTGGCTTGAGGAAGCCCTCGGACGACCGCTCCTGGGCGGACATCCGCCCGAGGGGTGA
- a CDS encoding heavy metal translocating P-type ATPase: MSTSAESPRPLESEHRPYDPGSDGCLEILSDRLRHSPGVIALEADFPENRLTVRYQPSMVEPDQLNALAEEVGALFAQRVTTCERRTSLDACEECALRLGRIPGSLDEFRVTAEQGRVGLSRRHVPDDTVELVRPLGKTWGARFTADEQQQLGKSRMMALLTGGCLGLLILGMILDRTAQPAGLVTAVYTLSAICGSWFALRSTLRSLLDRRLDVNLLMILAALGAGVIGYVFEAAVLMFLFSLSNTLEVYTMGRTRRAIHALLKLRPARALVLRGDREIEVDAESVRIGERVVVKPGMTVPVDGVVASGASLIDQSTLTGESVPVEKQAGDRVFAGTLNQAGALEVRVTRESGDTTLARIVALVQEAQEQKSRSEEIADWVGRYYTIAVVIGALAMIVVPWALGHPFAPSFYRAMTLLVVASPCALVIATPATVLSAIANAARNGILFKGGRFLEAMGRVRAVAFDKTGTLTRGRFAVTDVEGLADASADQIVAWAASAEKRSQHPLAQAVVREAENRGLTVRSADHLVNHLGKGVVGRVEGNTVEIGTPELFRHLGITVPPAGLERVSALSAQAKTAMLVRSGESWGVIAAADEIRPAAPATVEALRRGGVRSVVLLSGDSAPTVAAVARRAGVDEHHGELLPEEKVKVVGDLEQRYGAVAMVGDGVNDAPALARATVGVAMGGVGSDAAMESADVVLMGDDLKALPYALTLARRARSIVIQNVAIASGVMLTLVALVFVGHLTPLGALKLPVAVSGHEGSTVVVILNGLRLLAGKRG; encoded by the coding sequence GTGAGCACCTCCGCCGAGTCACCTCGTCCCCTCGAAAGCGAACACCGGCCCTACGATCCAGGGTCTGACGGCTGCCTCGAGATCCTGTCGGACCGCCTCCGGCACAGCCCGGGTGTGATCGCGCTCGAAGCCGACTTCCCCGAGAACCGGCTCACCGTGCGCTATCAGCCGTCGATGGTGGAGCCCGACCAGCTGAACGCCCTCGCCGAGGAAGTCGGGGCGCTGTTCGCCCAGCGCGTCACCACCTGCGAGCGCCGCACTTCGCTCGACGCGTGCGAGGAGTGCGCACTGCGGCTCGGGCGCATCCCCGGCTCGCTCGACGAGTTCCGGGTCACCGCCGAGCAGGGCCGTGTGGGCCTCTCGCGCCGCCACGTTCCCGACGACACGGTCGAGCTGGTGAGGCCGCTCGGGAAGACCTGGGGCGCGCGCTTCACCGCCGACGAGCAACAGCAGCTCGGCAAGAGCCGGATGATGGCCCTGCTCACCGGCGGATGCCTGGGATTGCTGATCCTCGGAATGATTCTGGACCGCACCGCGCAGCCGGCCGGGCTGGTCACCGCCGTCTACACCCTGTCCGCGATCTGCGGCTCGTGGTTCGCGCTGCGCTCCACGCTGCGCTCGCTGCTCGACCGCCGGCTCGACGTCAACCTGCTGATGATTCTCGCCGCCCTCGGCGCAGGAGTGATCGGCTACGTGTTCGAGGCCGCGGTCCTCATGTTCCTGTTCTCGCTCAGCAACACGCTCGAGGTCTACACCATGGGCCGGACGCGGCGCGCCATCCACGCGCTGCTCAAGCTCCGGCCGGCCCGCGCGCTGGTCCTGCGCGGCGACCGGGAGATCGAGGTCGACGCCGAGAGCGTGCGGATCGGCGAGCGCGTGGTGGTCAAACCCGGCATGACCGTCCCGGTCGATGGCGTCGTGGCGTCCGGGGCGTCGCTCATCGATCAGAGCACCCTCACCGGCGAGTCGGTTCCGGTCGAGAAGCAGGCCGGTGACCGGGTGTTCGCCGGCACCTTGAACCAGGCCGGAGCGCTCGAGGTGCGGGTCACGCGCGAGTCCGGCGACACCACGCTGGCGCGCATCGTCGCCCTGGTCCAGGAAGCCCAGGAGCAGAAATCGCGCAGCGAGGAGATCGCCGATTGGGTCGGCCGCTATTACACCATCGCGGTCGTGATCGGCGCGCTGGCGATGATCGTGGTGCCCTGGGCGCTCGGCCATCCCTTCGCGCCTTCGTTCTATCGCGCCATGACGCTGCTGGTGGTGGCCTCCCCGTGCGCACTGGTGATCGCCACGCCGGCCACCGTGCTGTCGGCCATCGCCAACGCCGCGCGCAACGGAATCCTGTTCAAAGGCGGGCGCTTTCTCGAGGCCATGGGCCGGGTGCGAGCGGTGGCCTTCGACAAGACCGGAACCCTCACCCGCGGCCGATTCGCCGTCACCGACGTCGAGGGGCTCGCGGACGCGTCGGCGGACCAGATCGTGGCGTGGGCGGCGAGCGCCGAGAAGCGCTCGCAGCATCCGCTCGCGCAGGCCGTGGTGCGCGAGGCAGAGAACCGCGGGCTCACGGTTCGATCCGCGGACCACCTGGTCAACCACCTAGGCAAGGGCGTGGTCGGACGCGTGGAAGGCAACACCGTCGAGATCGGCACGCCGGAGCTGTTCCGTCATCTCGGCATCACCGTCCCGCCCGCTGGCCTCGAGCGGGTGAGCGCGCTGAGCGCTCAAGCCAAGACCGCCATGCTGGTGCGCTCCGGCGAGAGCTGGGGTGTGATCGCCGCCGCGGACGAGATCCGCCCCGCGGCTCCGGCCACGGTCGAAGCGCTCAGGAGAGGCGGTGTGCGGTCCGTGGTGCTGCTTTCGGGTGACAGTGCGCCCACCGTGGCGGCCGTCGCGCGACGAGCGGGAGTCGACGAGCACCATGGCGAGCTGCTTCCCGAAGAGAAGGTGAAGGTGGTCGGGGACCTCGAGCAGCGCTACGGCGCGGTGGCCATGGTGGGCGATGGCGTCAACGACGCTCCCGCGCTGGCGCGCGCCACCGTGGGCGTGGCGATGGGCGGAGTGGGCAGCGACGCGGCCATGGAGAGCGCCGACGTCGTCCTGATGGGCGACGATCTCAAAGCGCTTCCCTACGCGTTGACGCTGGCGCGGCGCGCGCGGAGCATCGTGATCCAGAACGTGGCGATCGCGTCGGGCGTCATGCTGACGCTGGTGGCACTGGTGTTCGTCGGGCATCTCACGCCGCTCGGCGCGCTGAAGCTTCCGGTGGCGGTCTCGGGACACGAAGGCAGCACGGTGGTCGTCATCCTGAACGGCCTTCGGCTGCTGGCAGGGAAGCGTGGTTGA
- a CDS encoding alpha/beta hydrolase codes for MRYVHRYVPAPGGQLEPRTLLLLHGTGGNELDLLPLGPMLDPYAALLSPRGDVLENGMPRFFRRIREGVFDEEDVKLRARALSEFVAEARAEYGLGQVTAAGFSNGANIASAVMLLHPATLAGGVLLAPMVPIEPDPLPDLTGTPVFLGAGRSDPLVSVTEAERLAALLTRAGADVTLHWHPGGHSIDRGVVTAAHDWLAARVG; via the coding sequence GTGCGATACGTCCACCGTTACGTTCCAGCCCCCGGCGGCCAGCTCGAGCCGCGCACACTGCTGCTGCTCCACGGCACCGGGGGCAACGAGCTCGATCTGCTCCCGCTCGGGCCGATGCTCGATCCGTACGCGGCGCTGCTCAGCCCGCGGGGAGACGTTCTCGAGAACGGCATGCCGCGTTTCTTCCGTCGCATCCGCGAGGGCGTATTCGACGAAGAGGACGTGAAGCTCCGCGCCAGGGCCCTGTCGGAATTCGTCGCCGAGGCGCGCGCGGAGTACGGCCTCGGCCAGGTGACGGCGGCGGGGTTCAGCAACGGCGCCAACATCGCGAGCGCGGTCATGCTGCTTCATCCCGCCACTCTGGCCGGAGGTGTGCTGCTGGCGCCGATGGTCCCGATCGAGCCGGATCCGCTGCCCGACCTCACCGGTACGCCGGTGTTCCTCGGCGCCGGGCGCAGCGATCCGCTGGTTTCGGTGACCGAGGCCGAGCGGCTCGCCGCGTTGCTCACTCGCGCCGGCGCGGACGTCACGCTCCACTGGCATCCCGGCGGGCACTCGATCGACCGCGGGGTGGTGACCGCGGCGCACGACTGGCTCGCGGCGCGCGTGGGCTGA
- a CDS encoding cytochrome C: protein MLKRVLLGFLVLVVVVFAAAAFYVASRQNLRFDAPYPRLAYTSDSATIARGHYIVRVAAPCAACHSDPKQSDAYVRGEDVPLSGGWKFAIPPGNFYVRNITPDPETGIGSFGDSTIARALRHGVGHDGRALLPFMEMQGLSDEDLGAVVAYLKSQPPVRNPVPNHEYNLLGKVVRATVLANPVGPRSTPPAISPRGATVENGRYLVESVTLCGGCHTQRDVNTGAFTGQPLAGATEFKDEMDPSRTWSPPNITSGGRLGNLNEDQFVARFRAGRAIPGSPMPWQAFQKLDEDDLRAIYRFLMTVPKSTADVGPPFVKAKS, encoded by the coding sequence ATGCTCAAGCGTGTGCTCCTCGGGTTCCTGGTGTTGGTGGTCGTGGTCTTCGCCGCGGCGGCGTTCTACGTCGCCTCACGGCAGAATCTGCGCTTCGACGCGCCTTATCCACGCCTGGCGTACACGTCCGACTCCGCGACGATCGCGCGCGGTCACTACATCGTCCGCGTGGCCGCGCCATGCGCAGCCTGTCACAGCGATCCCAAGCAAAGCGATGCCTACGTCCGCGGGGAGGACGTTCCGCTTTCGGGTGGTTGGAAGTTTGCGATCCCGCCTGGCAACTTCTACGTGCGTAACATCACGCCCGATCCGGAGACCGGGATTGGATCGTTTGGTGACTCCACCATCGCTCGCGCGCTCCGTCATGGCGTGGGTCACGACGGACGCGCGTTGCTGCCGTTCATGGAGATGCAGGGGCTTTCAGACGAGGACCTGGGCGCCGTCGTGGCCTATCTCAAGTCCCAGCCTCCGGTGCGCAACCCGGTTCCGAACCACGAATACAACCTGCTGGGCAAGGTGGTGAGGGCGACGGTGCTGGCCAACCCCGTTGGCCCGCGTTCGACGCCACCCGCGATCTCGCCGCGCGGTGCGACGGTCGAGAACGGGCGGTACCTCGTGGAATCGGTCACTCTGTGCGGAGGGTGCCACACGCAGCGGGACGTGAATACCGGAGCGTTCACCGGCCAGCCGCTCGCGGGCGCCACGGAGTTCAAGGATGAAATGGATCCGAGCCGCACGTGGTCGCCGCCCAACATCACGAGCGGTGGGCGGCTCGGCAACCTGAACGAGGACCAGTTCGTCGCGCGCTTCCGCGCTGGACGCGCCATCCCCGGATCGCCGATGCCCTGGCAGGCGTTCCAGAAGCTCGACGAGGACGACCTGCGCGCGATCTATCGGTTTCTCATGACTGTGCCGAAGTCCACGGCCGACGTGGGGCCGCCGTTCGTGAAGGCCAAGAGCTAG
- a CDS encoding ABC transporter ATP-binding protein: MLELTIQSVSKRYRGDVLALSDFSLDVGPGVLGLLGPNGAGKSTLMRIVATVTRPSSGRVSWNGRDTARDPDAIRRVLGYLPQDFGVYPNLTAREFLEYLAAVKGIPARAARARIEELLQLVHLLDAANRRLGDFSGGMRQRVGIAQALLNDPRLLIVDEPTGGLDPEERVRFRNLLAELAGERVVVLSTHIVSDVEASATRIALIASGRLIEHTTPEALLAAAQGSCWEWVVPSARFEEIKHSHLVSSTARRGDGVHVRVVSDQRPSPEATPATPALEDAYLRSLAMHRAALAR; this comes from the coding sequence GTGCTCGAGCTTACGATCCAGTCCGTCTCCAAGCGGTATCGTGGAGACGTACTCGCGCTGTCCGACTTCAGTCTCGACGTGGGGCCTGGCGTCCTGGGCCTTCTCGGTCCGAACGGAGCCGGGAAGTCGACGCTGATGCGCATCGTGGCCACCGTGACCCGGCCCAGCTCCGGCCGTGTGTCGTGGAACGGCAGGGACACCGCGCGCGACCCCGACGCGATTCGGCGCGTGCTCGGGTACCTGCCGCAGGACTTCGGCGTGTATCCCAACCTCACGGCCCGAGAGTTCCTCGAATACCTCGCGGCCGTGAAAGGGATTCCGGCCCGTGCCGCGCGCGCACGGATCGAAGAGCTGCTGCAGCTCGTGCATCTCCTCGACGCGGCGAACCGCCGGCTCGGCGATTTCTCGGGCGGAATGCGCCAGCGTGTGGGGATCGCCCAGGCATTGCTCAACGACCCGAGGCTGCTCATCGTCGACGAGCCCACCGGCGGCCTGGATCCCGAGGAGCGCGTGCGCTTCCGCAACCTGCTGGCGGAGCTGGCGGGCGAGCGCGTCGTGGTCCTCTCGACACACATCGTCAGCGACGTCGAAGCCTCGGCGACGCGCATCGCGCTGATCGCGTCGGGCCGTCTCATCGAGCACACCACGCCCGAAGCGCTGCTCGCCGCCGCTCAGGGAAGCTGCTGGGAGTGGGTGGTTCCGAGCGCGCGCTTCGAGGAGATCAAGCACTCGCACCTGGTGAGCAGCACCGCTCGGCGCGGCGACGGCGTTCACGTGCGCGTGGTGTCGGACCAGCGTCCCTCGCCGGAGGCCACGCCGGCCACACCGGCTCTCGAAGACGCCTACCTTCGCAGCCTCGCCATGCACCGCGCGGCGCTCGCTCGATGA
- a CDS encoding MBL fold metallo-hydrolase: MLRVVLDFEDGVHWIGTDIFVDSRRSRDRGIVTHAHSDHVGRHKRWVASPATAALCAHRFGAVDLEVHPFHTPWDEDGARVTLLPAGHILGSSMVLVERGGTRALYTGDFRLEPSATAERCDPVQADVLVMECTFGDPRYRFPDRLDVLDQLCAFVEETLAREAVPVLLAYSLGKAQEVARLLTQRDVRVWLPDQAWSMLGVYREFGHEFPGCERFEKTVPRNGVLIVPPGPKTRELLRSFRRRRTAAVTGWAMDRWRLPRCDAAFPISDHADFDELIELIRRVEPRKIYTLHGPDRFAARLRRLGHDAEPASLATQGSLF; this comes from the coding sequence ATGCTCCGTGTCGTGCTCGACTTCGAAGACGGCGTCCATTGGATCGGCACCGACATCTTCGTGGATTCTCGGCGTTCGCGCGACCGCGGGATCGTGACCCACGCGCACAGCGACCACGTCGGGCGTCACAAGCGATGGGTCGCCTCGCCGGCGACCGCGGCCTTGTGCGCGCACCGATTTGGGGCCGTGGACCTCGAAGTCCATCCCTTCCACACCCCCTGGGACGAAGACGGCGCCCGTGTCACCCTGCTGCCGGCGGGACACATCCTCGGCTCCTCGATGGTGCTGGTCGAGCGCGGCGGCACGCGGGCTCTCTACACCGGCGACTTCAGGCTCGAGCCCTCCGCGACCGCCGAGCGGTGCGATCCGGTCCAGGCGGACGTGCTGGTGATGGAGTGCACGTTCGGAGACCCGCGCTATCGGTTCCCGGACCGGCTCGACGTGCTCGATCAGCTCTGCGCCTTCGTCGAGGAGACGCTCGCACGCGAGGCGGTCCCAGTTCTTCTCGCATATTCCCTCGGCAAGGCGCAGGAAGTCGCGCGGTTGCTCACCCAGCGCGACGTTCGAGTGTGGCTGCCCGATCAAGCGTGGTCGATGCTCGGGGTCTACCGTGAGTTCGGTCACGAGTTCCCCGGCTGCGAGCGCTTCGAGAAGACCGTCCCGCGGAACGGTGTCCTGATCGTTCCGCCGGGTCCCAAGACGCGCGAACTCCTTCGTTCCTTTCGCCGGCGGCGGACCGCGGCGGTCACCGGCTGGGCCATGGATCGCTGGAGGCTGCCGCGCTGCGACGCCGCGTTTCCAATCAGCGACCACGCCGACTTCGACGAGCTGATCGAGCTGATTCGCCGCGTCGAGCCGCGAAAGATCTACACCCTGCACGGCCCGGACCGCTTCGCCGCGCGGCTCCGCAGGCTGGGGCACGACGCCGAGCCCGCATCGCTCGCCACTCAGGGCAGTCTGTTCTGA
- a CDS encoding heavy metal-associated domain-containing protein, with amino-acid sequence MKSEVLNTLVLVAAVLVAAIGGPWLWQQVRSLPGQRALAARAGERIVTLEVGGMTCTGCATKVQGELAALNGVSAVEVRLAQDKAFVVCSPSVEDTTLLSAVRRAGPGFAAFVTTP; translated from the coding sequence ATGAAGAGCGAAGTCCTCAATACCCTGGTCCTGGTCGCCGCCGTTCTGGTCGCGGCGATCGGCGGCCCCTGGCTCTGGCAGCAGGTGCGGAGCCTTCCCGGACAACGCGCGCTGGCGGCGCGAGCGGGAGAGCGCATCGTCACCCTGGAAGTGGGTGGCATGACCTGCACCGGCTGCGCCACCAAAGTCCAGGGTGAGCTGGCCGCCTTGAACGGGGTATCGGCGGTCGAAGTGCGGCTGGCTCAGGACAAGGCCTTCGTGGTGTGCAGCCCGAGCGTCGAGGACACGACCCTGCTCTCGGCGGTCCGCCGGGCAGGTCCAGGATTCGCGGCATTCGTAACGACGCCTTAG
- the rocF gene encoding arginase, translating into MRKHIEIIGCPIDLGAGRRGVDMGPSAIRIADLEPRLEALGHQVVDFGDLDVMIPETQQVGQGKLRYKEPILKTCDELRKEVERSLGEGRMPLVLGGDHSLAIGSVAGSTNFYARKGEALGLIWFDAHGDANTPDTTPSGNIHGMSLAVSFGLGDHDLVNLGGRAPKVQPRNTVLIGIRDLDPGERDILKRSGCTVYTMRDLDERGMRDVVDEAIRLASDGTAAIHLSFDMDVVDPEDAPGTGTPVWGGITYREAHLAMEMFNDRATIAAIDVVEVNPVLDNQNMTGILAAELLQGVLGKRIL; encoded by the coding sequence ATGCGCAAGCACATCGAAATCATTGGCTGTCCGATCGATCTCGGCGCCGGCCGCCGCGGTGTGGACATGGGTCCTTCGGCGATTCGAATCGCCGATCTCGAGCCGCGTCTCGAGGCGCTCGGCCACCAGGTCGTCGACTTCGGCGACCTCGACGTGATGATTCCCGAGACCCAGCAGGTCGGTCAGGGCAAGCTGCGCTACAAGGAGCCGATCCTCAAGACCTGTGACGAGCTGCGCAAGGAAGTCGAGCGCAGCCTGGGCGAAGGCCGCATGCCGCTGGTCCTGGGCGGCGATCACAGCCTGGCGATCGGCTCGGTGGCCGGATCCACGAACTTCTACGCGCGCAAGGGCGAAGCTCTGGGCCTCATCTGGTTCGACGCGCACGGCGACGCCAACACCCCGGACACGACGCCATCGGGAAACATTCACGGCATGTCGCTGGCGGTGAGCTTCGGCCTCGGCGACCACGATCTCGTGAACCTTGGAGGTCGCGCGCCCAAGGTGCAGCCGCGCAACACCGTGCTGATCGGAATCCGCGACCTCGACCCCGGCGAGCGCGACATCCTCAAGCGCTCGGGGTGCACCGTCTACACCATGCGCGATCTCGACGAGAGAGGCATGCGTGACGTGGTGGACGAGGCGATCCGCCTCGCGAGCGATGGAACCGCCGCCATCCATCTCTCGTTCGACATGGACGTGGTCGATCCGGAGGACGCCCCGGGAACAGGGACTCCGGTATGGGGCGGCATCACCTACCGGGAGGCTCACCTGGCGATGGAGATGTTCAACGACCGCGCGACCATCGCGGCGATCGACGTGGTGGAAGTGAACCCCGTGCTCGACAACCAGAACATGACCGGCATCCTGGCCGCCGAGCTCCTCCAAGGGGTGCTTGGCAAGAGGATTCTCTGA
- a CDS encoding histone deacetylase, with amino-acid sequence MTSRPLYAWTSHAFTVPLPAHHRLPIAKYAVLVERLITDGVLDLAHVHASRLAPREWLEAAHDQDYVERVFEGRFDDAEIRRLGIPWSPQLVARARAAVFGTVSAARAALVHGVAGNLAGGSHHAFRDRGEAFCLFNDLAVAIVTLRAEGRLRRPFVLDLDVHQGNGTAAIFAGDPSVFTFSIHGESNYPSRKMAGSLDLGLRNGTGDEAYLEALERHLPAALDHHEPDFVFYQAGVDALTEDALGQLALTRAGLRARDARVFACCETRALPVAITLGGGYSRPHDASIEAHLGVWREARTARRKRPAVAAVDDPVDAVHMRAEPLTRNTSPS; translated from the coding sequence ATGACTTCGCGGCCTCTGTATGCCTGGACCAGCCATGCCTTCACCGTGCCGCTGCCCGCGCACCACCGGCTGCCGATCGCCAAGTACGCGGTGCTGGTCGAGCGGCTGATCACCGATGGCGTTCTCGACCTGGCACACGTCCATGCCTCACGCCTCGCGCCCCGCGAGTGGCTGGAAGCGGCGCACGACCAGGATTACGTCGAGCGCGTGTTCGAAGGCCGCTTCGACGACGCGGAGATCCGCCGGCTGGGCATCCCATGGTCCCCGCAACTCGTGGCGCGGGCGCGCGCCGCGGTCTTCGGAACCGTCTCGGCCGCGCGGGCGGCGCTCGTGCATGGCGTGGCCGGCAACCTCGCCGGGGGAAGCCATCACGCCTTTCGCGATCGCGGCGAAGCCTTTTGCCTGTTCAACGACCTCGCCGTCGCGATCGTGACGCTGCGCGCCGAAGGGCGCCTGCGCCGTCCCTTCGTGCTCGATCTCGACGTGCACCAAGGCAACGGCACCGCGGCGATCTTTGCCGGCGATCCGAGCGTGTTCACATTCTCGATCCACGGAGAGAGCAACTATCCGTCGCGCAAGATGGCCGGCTCGCTCGATCTCGGGCTCCGGAACGGAACCGGTGACGAAGCGTATCTGGAGGCGCTCGAGCGCCACCTGCCCGCGGCGCTCGATCACCATGAGCCCGACTTCGTCTTCTATCAGGCCGGCGTCGACGCGCTCACCGAGGACGCGCTCGGCCAGCTCGCGCTGACTCGCGCGGGATTGCGCGCGCGTGACGCTCGCGTGTTCGCGTGCTGTGAGACGCGCGCGCTTCCGGTGGCGATCACGCTCGGTGGTGGCTACTCGAGGCCCCACGATGCCTCGATCGAAGCGCATCTCGGAGTGTGGCGGGAGGCGCGGACCGCGCGCCGCAAGCGTCCGGCTGTCGCTGCCGTGGACGATCCTGTCGACGCCGTACACATGCGCGCTGAACCCTTGACGAGGAACACGTCGCCTTCCTAG